From the genome of Apodemus sylvaticus chromosome 3, mApoSyl1.1, whole genome shotgun sequence, one region includes:
- the Rer1 gene encoding protein RER1, with the protein MSEGDSVGDSVHGKPSVVYRFFSRLGQIYQSWLDKSTPYTAVRWVVTLGLSFVYMIRVYLLQGWYIVTYALGIYHLNLFIAFLSPKVDPSLMEDSDDGPSLPTKQNEEFRPFIRRLPEFKFWHAATKGILVAMICTFFEAFNVPVFWPILVMYFIMLFCITMKRQIKHMIKYRYIPFTHGKRRYKGKEDVGKTFAS; encoded by the exons ATGTCTGAAGGGGACAGTGTTGGAGACTCTGTCCATGGGAAGCCCTCAGTGGTGTACAGATTTTTCTCACGGCTTGGACAG ATTTATCAGTCCTGGCTGGACAAGTCTACCCCCTACACAGCTGTCCGGTGGGTCGTGACGCTGGGCCTGAGCTTTGTCTACATGATTAGAGTTTACCTGTTACAG gGTTGGTACATTGTGACCTACGCCTTGGGAATTTACCACCTAAACCTTTTCATTGCGTTCCTTTCTCCCAAAGTGGATCCTTCCTTGATGGAAGATTCAG ATGATGGCCCTTCGTtaccaaccaaacaaaatgagGAATTTCGCCCCTTCATTCGAAGGCTTCCAGAATTCAAATTTTG GCATGCAGCTACAAAAGGCATTCTTGTGGCTATGATCTGTACCTTCTTCGAGGCATTTAACGTCCCAGTGTTCTGGCCGATCCTAGTGATGTACTTCATCATGCTTTTCTGTATCACAATGAAGAGGCAAATAAAG CACATGATTAAATACCGGTACATACCATTCACACACGGGAAGAGGAGATACAAAGGGAAGGAGGACGTGGGCAAGACATTTGCTAGTTAG